In Candidatus Coatesbacteria bacterium, the sequence CGAGGTTGAAGCCACCCAAGCTCCGCCGCAACAAGAATAACAACGCGTCTGACCCGCTCGCTTCCCACCGCCCGTCTCAGCGGATAGTTATCGATAGGCAACGGTTTTCATCGTTTAGCCGGCCCATTCGTTAGTCGGCACTGCGACAGTCGAGCTCGGCCTGAACCAACTGGTAGCGAACAAGCTGGAAGGGTCAGCCGTCGCTCGGCATACCGGCACCGCACTCAAAGCAGGGGCTGAAAGCAGGCCGCTGAACGATTAACCGATGCCGAAGGGGCACTAACGTCCGGGTTCAGACAGCGGCTGCTGAACCAGTGAAGAGGTCCTCTATCGGATGATGACCCCACAATACAATAAAACCGCCCCAGGGGGCGATCGCGGCGCAACGAGGGCGTGGTTTGAAAACCGTTTCAATCATGCAGCGCCAGGGCCGTGGCCACGGCGTAGTAACGCTCGTGGGCGATGGAGACGAACCAGTTGTTGATCCCCCGTTGCTCCGCCAGCCGGGCGGCGTTGCCGTGGAGTTCCAGCTCGATGCCGCCACCCTCCCGGGGGACGACCTCGAACTCCTTGAAGTACGTCCCCTGACCCCAGCCGCAGCCCAGGGCCTTCATCGCCGCCTCCTTGACGGCGAAGCGGGCCGACAGCTTGGCCAGCAGAAAGCTGATCGGCCGGGAGCCCCAGTCGCGGGGCCACTCGCGTTGGGTGAAGACGTGGCGCCGCAGGGCCGTTTCACGGTCGGTGCGCAACAACCGGGTGAAACGGGCCAGCGAAACAACGTCGATGCCCAAACCGAGGATGTCGCTCAAGGTGGCCCCTTCCGCGGCGGCGCAGCGCGAACGACGGCGAAAACAGAATTATA encodes:
- the acpS gene encoding holo-[acyl-carrier-protein] synthase, which encodes MSDILGLGIDVVSLARFTRLLRTDRETALRRHVFTQREWPRDWGSRPISFLLAKLSARFAVKEAAMKALGCGWGQGTYFKEFEVVPREGGGIELELHGNAARLAEQRGINNWFVSIAHERYYAVATALALHD